The genomic interval AAGGAATACGACATCTTCTACGAACAGTCCGTGGGGGGCGTCGCGAAGGGCTCGACCGTCACCTATTCGGGCGTGCCCATCGGCCAGGTGACGAACATCGCCATCTGGGACAAGGATCCCGAATTCGTGCGCGTTCGTATCGAGGTGGACGGCGATGCCCCGATCCTGGTCGGCACCACCGCCAGCGTTTCGGCTAGCTTCACCGGCACATCCAACATCAGCCTGTCGGGCGGGCGCAGCGACCAGCCGCCGATCAGTTGCGAGACGACCGACTGCCCCGAAGGCGTGCCCGTCATACCGCCGGCGCCGGGCGCGGTGGGCGAGATCCTGGCGAGCGCGCCGCTGCTGCTGGAGCGGCTGGCGACGCTGACCGACCGGCTGACCCGCGTGCTGGACGACGACAACCAGGCGTCCATCGCCGGCATCCTGCGCAACACCGACCAGATCAGCCGCGACCTCACCTCCACCGCGCCGCAGATCGACGCGACGCTGGTGGAACTGCAATCCACGCTGGCGCAATCCACCCAGACGCTCGCCGCGTTCGAGGATACGCTCGATTCGACCGACGGCCTGCTCGAGAACGAGGGCCAGGCCATCGCCGCCGACCTGCGCGAGACGCTGGCCTCCGCGCGGCAGGCCGCCGCCTCGCTCGAAGACGCGATGGGCAACGTGGAGCCGGTGACGCGGCAATTGTCGCAGGACACGCTGCCCGCGGCCAACGCCACGCTGCGCGACCTTCGCCGCACCAGCGAGAACCTGCGCATGGTGACGGAGCGGATCGAGACCGAGGGCGCGACATCCTTGCTGGGCGGACCGCCGCTGCCCGATTACGAGCCGGAATGAGGCGGGGAGCACACGCAATGACGATACGCACATCCATCCTCGGCGCGCTGGCCGCCTGCGCCGCCCTGTCGGGTTGCATCAGCTTCGGCCCCGACGCGCCCGACCAGCTGCTGACGCTGACGCCGAACGCGACCATTCCCGCCGGCGCATCCGCCGATGGCAGCGCGGAAAGCGCGCTCGCGGTGCAGACGCCCGCCGTTTCCCAGCGGCTGAACGTCACCCGCGTCCCGGTGATGACCAGCGACAGCTCGCTCGCCTATCTGCAGGATGCGGTATGGGTGGAAAAGCCGGCCGAACTGTTCCGCGATCTGCTGTCCGACACCATCCGCGCCAAGGGCAACCGCATGGTCATCGG from Aurantiacibacter spongiae carries:
- a CDS encoding MlaD family protein → METRANYVWVGAITLLLLAAAAVFFVWLAQLGNRDNKEYDIFYEQSVGGVAKGSTVTYSGVPIGQVTNIAIWDKDPEFVRVRIEVDGDAPILVGTTASVSASFTGTSNISLSGGRSDQPPISCETTDCPEGVPVIPPAPGAVGEILASAPLLLERLATLTDRLTRVLDDDNQASIAGILRNTDQISRDLTSTAPQIDATLVELQSTLAQSTQTLAAFEDTLDSTDGLLENEGQAIAADLRETLASARQAAASLEDAMGNVEPVTRQLSQDTLPAANATLRDLRRTSENLRMVTERIETEGATSLLGGPPLPDYEPE
- a CDS encoding ABC-type transport auxiliary lipoprotein family protein, whose product is MTIRTSILGALAACAALSGCISFGPDAPDQLLTLTPNATIPAGASADGSAESALAVQTPAVSQRLNVTRVPVMTSDSSLAYLQDAVWVEKPAELFRDLLSDTIRAKGNRMVIGGGELDYVAQTQLSGELVDMGYDAVTGSVVVRYDAILRLEGGRIITRRFEASVPGIAPEAVPVGAALNEAANSVADQVAEWVG